A window of Auraticoccus monumenti contains these coding sequences:
- a CDS encoding OsmC family protein, with protein MGPDHHYALTVEWTGDRGTGTTGYRGYGRDHVVRAEGVPDLLGSADPTFRGDRDRWNPELLLLAALSQCHMLSFLHVCVTEGVVVTGYRDAATASMRLHPDGSGEFTEAVLHPGVRVAAGHRTDLDTLHHRANQLCFIARSVAFPVRHEPLTVEVAEG; from the coding sequence GTGGGCCCGGACCACCACTACGCCCTCACGGTGGAGTGGACCGGGGACCGGGGCACGGGCACCACCGGGTACCGGGGCTACGGCCGTGACCACGTGGTGCGGGCCGAGGGCGTGCCGGACCTGCTCGGCTCGGCCGACCCCACCTTCCGCGGCGACCGCGACCGGTGGAACCCCGAGCTGCTGCTGCTCGCCGCGCTGAGCCAGTGCCACATGCTCTCCTTCCTGCACGTGTGCGTGACCGAGGGCGTGGTGGTGACGGGCTACCGCGACGCGGCGACGGCGTCGATGCGGCTCCACCCCGACGGCAGCGGTGAGTTCACCGAGGCCGTGCTCCACCCCGGCGTCCGGGTGGCCGCCGGCCACCGGACCGACCTCGACACGCTGCACCACCGCGCGAACCAGCTCTGCTTCATCGCCCGCAGCGTGGCGTTCCCGGTCCGGCACGAACCGCTGACGGTCGAGGTCGCCGAGGGCTGA
- a CDS encoding PAC2 family protein has translation MSEQHYIQLRDLRDPLVVMAFSGWNDAGSAATQAVEHLGDEFDAELAFELDPDDYYDFQVNRPQVSRPEPTEQEIAWPTTSIEVAHLSTRDLVLISGPEPNMRWRQFARTLVSMMRSWDSPQVVMLGALLADTPHTRPIPVSGTANDIQQAEELGLELSTYEGPTGITGVIQAACAEAGISVVSLWAAVPHYVSHAPSPKATLALLNRVEDFLGRSLDLRELPELSRAWERGVDELASEDSEIAEYIATLERQQDETELPEASGDAIAAEFQRYLRRRGE, from the coding sequence ATGTCCGAGCAGCACTACATCCAGCTCCGCGACCTGCGCGACCCGCTGGTCGTGATGGCGTTCAGCGGCTGGAACGACGCCGGGAGCGCGGCCACCCAGGCGGTGGAGCACCTGGGTGACGAGTTCGACGCCGAGCTGGCCTTCGAGCTGGACCCGGACGACTACTACGACTTCCAGGTCAACCGGCCCCAGGTGTCGCGCCCCGAGCCGACCGAGCAGGAGATCGCCTGGCCCACCACCTCGATCGAGGTGGCCCACCTCTCCACCCGCGACCTGGTGCTCATCTCCGGGCCGGAACCGAACATGCGCTGGCGCCAGTTCGCCCGCACCCTGGTCTCGATGATGCGCAGCTGGGACTCCCCGCAGGTGGTGATGCTGGGTGCGCTGCTGGCCGACACCCCGCACACCCGGCCCATCCCCGTCAGCGGCACGGCCAACGACATCCAGCAGGCCGAGGAGCTCGGTCTGGAGCTGTCCACCTACGAGGGCCCCACGGGCATCACCGGGGTGATCCAGGCCGCCTGCGCGGAGGCCGGCATCTCGGTGGTCTCGCTCTGGGCGGCCGTCCCGCACTACGTCTCCCACGCGCCCAGCCCGAAGGCGACGCTGGCCCTGCTGAACCGGGTCGAGGACTTCCTCGGACGCTCCCTGGACCTGCGTGAGCTGCCCGAGCTGAGCCGGGCCTGGGAGCGCGGCGTGGACGAGCTGGCCAGCGAGGACTCCGAGATCGCGGAGTACATCGCCACCCTGGAGCGCCAGCAGGACGAGACCGAGCTGCCCGAGGCCAGCGGGGACGCCATCGCCGCGGAGTTCCAGCGCTACCTGCGTCGCCGCGGGGAGTGA
- a CDS encoding FUSC family protein — protein MEPDRDASRSAPLRARDDRRRVLRELLARPARRLGLRRAMLLEVPGRAWPAFAGVLRLTSAAVVAYLLTLLLTDGAIDLTGSLTALLVVQASAFSTLKMGLVRVGAVLTGVLIAVVLSTWIGLTWWSLGAAIAAALLLAKVLRLGDQALETPISAMLILGVANTDVAAETRVVTTLIGAGVGIAFNLLYPPSMPSRLAGQALVRVADSIALPLDDAAEALDTGPPPRLVLQRCLDRARSATREVADAADTLARLRDSRRFNPRAFATTDVVPVLSSGLDTLEQSLLATRSLFAVILAEAPSEERPDDPYGEELRRAFAVVLSDAADCLRAFGRLVVAEAGGQEEESERALAESLEVLRETKAILTELFLTDARDDESSWLLRASVLAAVDHLLGQLDLEERARVRRVWQDEQDRRRTRLPPLVSGMLPHPERPTVRGLDRDWRRRRPRPPTV, from the coding sequence GTGGAGCCCGATCGCGACGCCAGCCGGAGCGCGCCCCTGCGTGCCCGCGACGACCGGCGTCGGGTGCTCCGCGAGCTGCTGGCCCGCCCCGCCCGCCGGCTGGGTCTGCGCCGCGCGATGCTGCTGGAGGTCCCGGGCCGCGCCTGGCCCGCCTTCGCGGGGGTGCTGCGGCTCACCTCCGCGGCGGTCGTGGCCTACCTGCTGACCCTGCTCCTCACCGACGGCGCCATCGACCTCACCGGGTCGCTCACCGCCCTGCTGGTCGTGCAGGCCTCGGCCTTCTCCACGCTGAAGATGGGGCTGGTCCGCGTCGGTGCGGTGCTCACCGGGGTGCTGATCGCCGTGGTGCTCTCCACCTGGATCGGGCTGACCTGGTGGAGCCTCGGCGCGGCCATCGCCGCCGCGCTGCTGCTGGCCAAGGTGCTCCGGCTGGGCGACCAGGCGCTGGAGACCCCGATCAGCGCCATGCTCATCCTCGGCGTCGCCAACACCGACGTGGCCGCCGAGACCCGGGTGGTCACCACCCTGATCGGCGCCGGCGTGGGCATCGCCTTCAACCTGCTCTACCCGCCGTCGATGCCGTCGCGTCTGGCCGGCCAGGCGCTGGTCCGGGTGGCGGACTCGATCGCCCTCCCGCTGGACGACGCCGCCGAGGCGCTGGACACCGGTCCGCCACCGCGCCTGGTCCTGCAGCGCTGCCTGGACCGGGCCCGCTCGGCCACCCGCGAGGTGGCCGACGCCGCCGACACCCTGGCCCGGCTCCGCGACAGCCGCCGCTTCAACCCGCGCGCCTTCGCCACCACCGACGTCGTGCCCGTGCTGAGCAGCGGCCTGGACACCCTGGAGCAGTCGCTGCTGGCCACCCGCTCGCTGTTCGCGGTGATCCTGGCCGAGGCGCCCTCGGAGGAGCGTCCCGACGACCCCTACGGGGAGGAGCTGCGCCGGGCGTTCGCGGTGGTGCTGTCCGACGCCGCCGACTGCCTGCGCGCCTTCGGCCGGCTGGTGGTGGCCGAGGCGGGTGGTCAGGAGGAGGAGAGCGAGCGGGCGCTGGCCGAGAGCCTGGAGGTGCTGCGTGAGACGAAGGCCATCCTGACCGAGCTGTTCCTCACCGACGCCCGCGACGACGAGTCCTCCTGGCTGCTGCGCGCCTCGGTGCTCGCCGCCGTGGACCACCTGCTGGGCCAGCTCGACCTGGAGGAGCGGGCCCGGGTCCGCCGGGTCTGGCAGGACGAGCAGGACCGCCGCCGGACCCGGCTGCCGCCGCTGGTCAGCGGCATGCTCCCCCACCCCGAGCGCCCGACCGTCCGCGGCCTGGACCGCGACTGGCGCCGGCGCCGTCCACGTCCGCCCACCGTCTGA